From the Leptolyngbya sp. O-77 genome, one window contains:
- a CDS encoding GNAT family N-acetyltransferase, which translates to MASSPAETPELQIRPLLRRDLEVVERLMLDALETDTESNRLEVTQRVQQLRRWYGLLKGLSLFPNPLQHLLSTYVAEQDDQVRGVIQVSPFNRTRSTWRIEQIAVGQYSPGEFRQTSLMDVGSQLLRYCLQAIWEARTWLIEVDVNDNSVIGLCRKTGFQPLAQMTYWAIAPELWQALAERQPDLPNLLPVGNADAGLLCQLDTASMPPHVRQVFDRHITDFKTGLLGSVTDGVGSWLTPVQVVSGYVFEPQRKAAIGYFRLQLCKDGSHPHEAKLTVHPAYTWLYPELFCQMAQVVRGYPEQALMVDSADYQPEREDFLQQLGAAQTHHTLMMSRSVWHKLREAKPLEGLQLTDVLQNLQPVRKPVPSRFSLESGNGNGKPDTKPPGLSKDSN; encoded by the coding sequence ATGGCCTCATCTCCTGCGGAAACTCCTGAGTTGCAAATTCGACCGCTGCTTCGTCGTGACCTGGAAGTCGTGGAGCGGTTGATGCTGGATGCACTAGAAACGGACACCGAGAGCAACCGTCTAGAGGTAACGCAGCGAGTGCAGCAACTCCGACGCTGGTACGGGCTACTCAAAGGGTTAAGTTTATTCCCCAATCCCCTGCAACATCTGCTTTCAACCTACGTGGCTGAGCAAGACGATCAGGTGCGCGGGGTCATTCAGGTTTCGCCGTTCAACCGCACACGCAGCACTTGGCGGATTGAGCAAATTGCGGTCGGGCAATATTCCCCCGGCGAATTCAGACAAACCTCGCTGATGGACGTGGGTTCCCAACTCCTGCGCTACTGCCTGCAAGCCATTTGGGAAGCCCGTACCTGGCTGATTGAGGTGGATGTCAACGACAACTCAGTGATTGGGTTATGCCGCAAAACAGGCTTTCAACCGCTGGCGCAGATGACCTACTGGGCGATCGCCCCCGAGCTGTGGCAAGCCCTAGCCGAGCGACAGCCCGATTTGCCTAACCTGCTGCCTGTGGGCAACGCCGACGCGGGGTTACTGTGCCAACTGGACACAGCCTCGATGCCGCCCCACGTCCGTCAAGTGTTTGATCGCCACATCACCGACTTCAAGACTGGCCTGCTGGGCAGCGTCACAGACGGGGTGGGGAGTTGGCTCACTCCGGTGCAGGTGGTTAGCGGCTACGTGTTCGAGCCACAGCGCAAAGCAGCGATCGGCTATTTTCGGCTGCAACTTTGTAAAGACGGCAGCCACCCCCACGAAGCCAAGCTAACGGTTCACCCGGCCTACACCTGGCTCTATCCAGAGCTATTCTGCCAGATGGCGCAGGTGGTGCGGGGCTATCCGGAGCAGGCGCTCATGGTCGATTCGGCCGACTATCAGCCGGAGCGGGAAGACTTTTTGCAACAACTGGGCGCAGCGCAAACCCACCACACGCTGATGATGTCGCGCTCGGTGTGGCACAAGCTGCGGGAAGCCAAGCCGCTAGAGGGGCTGCAACTAACCGACGTGCTGCAAAATCTCCAGCCTGTGCGAAAGCCAGTGCCCAGCCGCTTCTCGCTGGAATCGGGCAACGGCAACGGCAAGCCCGACACCAAGCCACCGGGGCTGTCTAAAGATTCCAACTGA
- a CDS encoding NfeD family protein, with translation MMQSVFNQPAYLLWLVGGMCCLFLNLLVFEPTITALGIAAIITSIAALSLPSVGLQMMLWGILSVALAIVMRGLVPQSSKALAAPSEAQVSVTIPRGGVGEVTYEGTIWSARSQVSDVAIAVGQTVHVVGRQGNTLIVLPAGFVQDRPV, from the coding sequence ATGATGCAGTCCGTCTTCAATCAGCCTGCCTACCTGCTTTGGCTGGTGGGAGGAATGTGTTGCTTGTTTTTGAATTTGCTGGTGTTTGAGCCAACCATCACAGCGCTGGGCATTGCGGCCATCATTACCTCCATCGCCGCCCTCAGCCTGCCCAGCGTGGGGCTTCAGATGATGCTGTGGGGCATTTTGTCGGTGGCGCTGGCGATCGTTATGCGCGGGCTAGTGCCCCAATCGTCCAAAGCTCTGGCAGCTCCGAGTGAGGCCCAGGTCTCTGTGACGATTCCACGCGGCGGGGTCGGAGAGGTGACCTATGAAGGCACAATTTGGTCAGCCCGCAGCCAGGTTTCGGACGTGGCGATCGCCGTTGGGCAGACGGTTCACGTCGTCGGTCGCCAGGGGAACACGCTAATCGTTCTCCCCGCAGGGTTTGTGCAAGATCGCCCAGTTTGA
- a CDS encoding Uma2 family endonuclease: protein MAHNLLNDDAIVTELDISHLVTEDDTPVDNFQSEKQQRLLVEPLYSSWSPGIPFIAAANVGVFYALKQDPIVPDAMLSLGLEMPTDWSQKQNRSYFVWEFGKVPDVCIEIVSNREGDELALSHKSQQKGKTLSKKDLYARIGVPYYVVFDPLEQLQAPEEMDGSLLRTWALREGRYHLLQPPVWLEAVGLGLTLWEGEFEGVSGHWLRWCDAQGQVIWTGAEGQNAERQRAEAERQRAEAEHQRAEAERQRAEAERQRAEAERQRADRLAERLRAMGVDPDEV, encoded by the coding sequence ATGGCACACAACCTGCTAAACGACGACGCAATCGTGACGGAACTGGACATCAGCCATCTGGTCACCGAGGACGACACACCAGTGGACAATTTTCAATCCGAAAAACAGCAACGACTCCTAGTGGAACCGCTGTATAGCTCCTGGTCGCCGGGAATCCCGTTTATTGCTGCTGCCAATGTGGGGGTCTTCTATGCGCTCAAACAAGACCCGATTGTTCCCGATGCGATGTTGAGTTTAGGGTTGGAAATGCCAACAGACTGGAGCCAGAAGCAAAACCGCTCCTACTTTGTCTGGGAGTTTGGCAAAGTGCCGGACGTGTGCATTGAAATTGTCTCCAACCGAGAAGGAGATGAATTAGCGCTGAGCCATAAATCTCAGCAGAAGGGCAAAACCCTGAGTAAGAAGGACCTCTATGCCCGCATTGGGGTGCCCTACTACGTTGTGTTTGATCCGCTGGAACAGCTTCAGGCTCCAGAAGAGATGGATGGATCGCTGCTGCGAACCTGGGCGTTGAGGGAGGGGCGATATCACCTCTTGCAGCCGCCTGTCTGGTTAGAGGCAGTGGGGTTGGGGTTGACGCTCTGGGAGGGCGAATTTGAAGGGGTAAGCGGACACTGGCTACGCTGGTGCGATGCTCAAGGGCAGGTGATTTGGACTGGAGCAGAGGGACAAAACGCCGAACGCCAGCGGGCAGAAGCCGAACGCCAGCGGGCAGAAGCCGAACACCAGCGGGCAGAAGCCGAACGCCAGCGGGCAGAAGCCGAACGCCAGCGGGCAGAAGCCGAACGCCAGCGGGCAGATAGACTGGCAGAGCGACTGCGGGCTATGGGCGTTGACCCAGATGAGGTTTGA
- a CDS encoding DUF305 domain-containing protein: MNLKKANVKANVQKVLLAVVFAGSLGLAACSHDSGHQNSQSTAPATMGHNTDGMDHSSMSLGPKDESFDLRFIDGMIPHHEGAVLMAQEALEKSSRPEIRTLAEAILRAQEQEISQLQAWRKAWYPNAGDQPVMWHDSMNHMMPMTPEMRDAMRMAGDLGAADDQFDLRFIEAMIPHHEGALVMAQEALEKSDRPELRQMAEEIYASQKQEIEQMQAWRKAWYGK; encoded by the coding sequence ATGAACCTTAAAAAAGCGAACGTCAAAGCAAACGTCCAAAAAGTCCTCCTCGCGGTTGTTTTTGCTGGAAGTCTGGGCTTAGCTGCCTGTAGCCACGACTCTGGCCACCAGAACAGCCAGTCCACCGCCCCAGCAACGATGGGTCATAATACGGACGGCATGGATCACAGCAGCATGAGCTTAGGGCCTAAGGATGAATCCTTTGACCTGCGGTTTATCGACGGCATGATCCCTCATCACGAAGGCGCGGTGCTAATGGCGCAAGAAGCGCTGGAAAAGTCCAGTCGTCCTGAAATTCGCACCCTCGCCGAAGCCATCCTCCGCGCCCAGGAACAGGAAATCAGCCAGCTTCAGGCCTGGCGCAAGGCGTGGTATCCCAACGCAGGCGATCAGCCCGTGATGTGGCACGACAGCATGAACCACATGATGCCCATGACCCCAGAAATGCGCGACGCAATGAGGATGGCGGGCGATCTGGGCGCTGCGGATGACCAGTTTGATCTGCGGTTTATCGAGGCGATGATTCCGCATCACGAAGGGGCGCTGGTGATGGCGCAGGAGGCGCTGGAAAAGAGCGATCGCCCTGAACTCCGCCAGATGGCAGAAGAAATCTACGCTTCCCAAAAGCAGGAAATCGAGCAAATGCAGGCCTGGCGCAAAGCCTGGTATGGGAAATAG
- a CDS encoding amino acid ABC transporter permease, translating into MDCSTFILNFPPLLLGQLNLDFGKIAPNIPYILGGIQVTLLFTLLSALFGFALAIVLSFFKVSTFKPLRWFADIYTSIFRGTPLILQLALIYFATPQLTGYPITGLQAGVITFALNSAAYSSETIRGGILAVDKGQREAAQTLGVGYPMMMKDIILPQAFKNILPALVNDSIALLKDSALVSTVGALDVMRRSQVVAAEKFIYFEPLLLAGVIYYVLVMGLTLFARRFERRMRRSD; encoded by the coding sequence ATGGATTGCAGTACGTTTATATTAAACTTTCCCCCACTCTTGCTAGGGCAGCTAAATCTCGATTTCGGCAAGATTGCACCTAATATTCCCTATATCTTGGGGGGCATTCAGGTTACGCTTCTATTTACCCTCCTATCGGCTCTTTTTGGTTTTGCTTTAGCTATTGTTCTCTCTTTCTTCAAGGTTTCAACGTTTAAGCCATTGCGGTGGTTTGCGGATATTTATACTTCAATCTTTCGGGGCACGCCGCTCATTTTGCAGTTGGCTTTAATCTACTTTGCAACGCCCCAGCTCACGGGATACCCAATTACAGGTCTGCAAGCCGGTGTGATTACCTTTGCGCTAAATTCAGCCGCCTACAGTTCAGAAACGATTCGGGGTGGCATTTTGGCGGTAGACAAGGGGCAGCGCGAAGCGGCGCAAACGCTGGGCGTGGGCTATCCCATGATGATGAAAGACATCATCTTGCCTCAGGCGTTTAAGAATATTTTGCCTGCGCTGGTAAACGACAGTATCGCCCTTCTGAAAGACTCGGCGCTGGTGTCTACGGTGGGGGCGTTGGACGTGATGCGGCGATCGCAGGTGGTGGCCGCAGAGAAATTTATCTACTTTGAGCCATTGCTATTGGCGGGTGTGATTTATTACGTTTTGGTGATGGGGCTGACGCTGTTTGCACGACGATTTGAACGGAGGATGCGGAGAAGTGATTAG
- a CDS encoding amino acid ABC transporter ATP-binding protein, with amino-acid sequence MIRVEFLTKSFGKLDVLKDISTEIKDGEVVAVIGPSGSGKSTFLRCLNLLETPTRGRIYINNVEVTDPKCDIQKVRQNVGMVFQHFNLFPHMTVLENLTYAPRKVKGWSKAQAEEKAIELLDRVGLAEKAGVYPSRLSGGQKQRVAIVRALAMEPEYMLFDEPTSALDPEMVKEVLDVMKSLAQTGITMAIVTHEMGFARDVADRVLFLEGGKIAEDAPPDVFFSTPKSARAQQFLEKVL; translated from the coding sequence GTGATTAGAGTTGAGTTTTTGACAAAATCCTTTGGCAAGCTGGATGTATTGAAAGACATTTCCACTGAGATTAAAGATGGCGAAGTAGTGGCCGTCATTGGCCCCTCCGGTTCTGGAAAATCGACGTTTCTCAGATGTTTGAATTTGCTGGAAACGCCAACTCGCGGCCGCATTTATATCAACAATGTAGAAGTCACCGATCCCAAATGTGACATTCAAAAAGTGCGGCAAAATGTCGGCATGGTGTTTCAGCATTTCAACCTGTTTCCTCATATGACCGTGTTGGAAAACCTGACCTATGCGCCGCGCAAGGTGAAGGGCTGGTCTAAGGCGCAGGCCGAAGAGAAGGCGATCGAGTTGCTAGATCGCGTCGGGCTGGCAGAAAAGGCGGGCGTATATCCTTCGCGCTTGTCGGGCGGGCAAAAGCAGCGGGTGGCGATCGTGCGGGCGCTGGCGATGGAGCCGGAGTATATGCTGTTTGACGAGCCGACCTCGGCGCTCGACCCAGAAATGGTGAAGGAAGTGCTGGATGTGATGAAGTCGCTGGCTCAGACGGGCATTACGATGGCGATCGTGACGCACGAAATGGGCTTTGCGCGAGACGTGGCGGATCGGGTGCTGTTTTTGGAAGGCGGCAAGATTGCAGAAGACGCGCCACCAGACGTGTTTTTCTCTACGCCCAAGAGCGCCCGGGCGCAACAGTTTTTGGAGAAGGTGCTGTAG
- a CDS encoding peptidase domain-containing ABC transporter — translation MPRYPLILQHSREDCGVACLASIAKHYGRTVSFTRIREAIGTGQLGTTMLGLRRGAESLGFRAQSVVASAEVLDALDRMPLPAILHWQGNHWVVLYGQKGDSRSNPYGNRPFERPSDHLVIADPAVGLRFLSRVELLEGWANGVILLLEPDPERFFSQPDDPTVTAAQLWQRIRPYRWVLLQAVICASLIGLLSLASPVFLQILTDEVLLPAEETGALPARRQMLLGIVAAVMLLYVFRSGLSLAADLLIARFAQRLELGFVLEFGQQVLRLPLTYYETRRSGEVVSRLRDIEEINRLVSEAVVSLPSTVLVAAVSFGLMLFYSWRLTLVAVLVAIAMTLSTIWFQPVLRQKTRAAMVLETENQGVLVETFKGALTLKVLDARSPFWEEFQQRFRKLAALLLETMQIGIINSNFSALVSDLGNALLLGIGGLLVFSQDLSVGQLLAFTTLNRNVVGLVDLLVNYVDDAARVQTANARLHEVIAATPEADRLDKPWKTLADDAAIACDGVSFFYPGRVELLKDFSLTMPGGQAIALIGRTGCGKSTLAKVIAGLHQPQSGTVRIGDHALKDLSLACVRRQVILVPQDSFFWSRSIVENFRLTQPHVPQADIQTVCQMTGADDFIQKLPDGYQTILGEFGSTLSGGQRQRLAIARALLADPPIMILDESTSGLDPVSEAELLDKLLWQRRGKTTILISHRPNVIALADWVVFLEEGRLKLAGTMEDVRSQAGDHLNFLTV, via the coding sequence ATGCCTCGCTACCCCCTCATTCTCCAGCACAGTCGCGAAGACTGCGGCGTGGCCTGTCTGGCCTCAATTGCCAAACACTACGGACGCACGGTGTCCTTTACCCGCATTCGCGAAGCCATCGGCACGGGGCAATTGGGCACGACGATGCTAGGGCTGCGGCGGGGCGCGGAGTCGCTGGGGTTTCGTGCCCAGTCGGTGGTCGCGTCAGCCGAAGTGCTGGATGCGCTCGATCGGATGCCGCTGCCCGCAATTTTGCACTGGCAGGGGAATCACTGGGTGGTGCTGTATGGACAGAAGGGCGATTCGCGAAGCAATCCCTACGGGAATCGCCCCTTTGAGCGTCCCTCCGATCACCTTGTGATTGCTGATCCAGCAGTCGGTTTGCGCTTTTTGTCGCGAGTGGAACTGCTAGAGGGTTGGGCAAACGGCGTGATTCTGCTGCTGGAACCTGATCCGGAGCGCTTTTTCAGCCAACCCGACGACCCGACGGTGACGGCGGCCCAACTCTGGCAGCGAATTCGCCCCTATCGCTGGGTGCTGCTGCAAGCGGTGATTTGCGCCAGCCTGATTGGGCTGCTGTCGCTGGCTTCGCCCGTGTTTCTGCAAATTTTGACGGACGAGGTGCTGCTGCCTGCTGAGGAAACGGGAGCCTTGCCCGCCCGGCGGCAGATGCTCTTGGGCATCGTGGCGGCGGTGATGCTGCTGTATGTGTTTCGTAGCGGGCTATCGCTGGCAGCGGATTTGTTGATTGCGCGGTTTGCCCAGCGGCTAGAGTTGGGCTTTGTGCTGGAGTTTGGGCAGCAGGTGTTGCGGCTGCCGCTGACCTACTACGAAACGCGGCGCAGTGGCGAGGTGGTCAGCCGACTGCGCGATATTGAGGAAATTAACCGCCTGGTGTCGGAGGCAGTCGTCAGTCTGCCGAGTACGGTGCTGGTGGCGGCGGTGTCCTTTGGGCTGATGCTGTTTTATAGCTGGCGGCTGACGCTGGTGGCGGTGCTGGTGGCGATCGCCATGACCCTCTCCACCATCTGGTTTCAGCCTGTGCTGCGGCAAAAAACGCGGGCGGCAATGGTGCTGGAAACCGAAAACCAGGGCGTGCTGGTGGAAACCTTTAAGGGGGCGCTGACGCTGAAAGTGCTGGATGCGCGATCGCCCTTTTGGGAAGAGTTTCAGCAGCGATTTCGCAAGCTGGCGGCGCTGCTATTGGAAACCATGCAAATCGGCATTATCAACAGCAACTTCAGCGCACTGGTGTCGGACTTGGGCAACGCGCTGCTGCTGGGCATCGGTGGACTGCTGGTGTTCAGCCAGGATTTGTCGGTGGGGCAACTGTTGGCTTTTACCACGCTCAACCGCAACGTGGTGGGGCTGGTGGATTTGCTGGTGAACTATGTAGACGACGCGGCGCGAGTGCAGACCGCCAACGCCCGTCTGCATGAGGTGATCGCCGCCACGCCCGAAGCCGATCGCCTGGACAAACCCTGGAAGACGCTGGCCGACGATGCGGCGATCGCCTGCGATGGAGTCAGCTTCTTCTATCCCGGTCGAGTCGAGTTGCTAAAGGACTTTTCGCTGACAATGCCCGGTGGACAGGCGATCGCCCTGATCGGCCGCACGGGCTGTGGCAAAAGCACCCTCGCCAAGGTCATCGCCGGACTGCACCAGCCCCAGTCGGGCACGGTTCGCATTGGCGATCATGCGCTCAAGGATCTGTCCCTTGCCTGCGTGCGGCGACAGGTCATTTTAGTGCCCCAGGATTCATTTTTCTGGAGCCGCTCGATTGTGGAAAACTTTCGCCTGACTCAGCCCCATGTCCCCCAAGCAGACATTCAGACCGTCTGCCAGATGACGGGCGCAGACGACTTTATTCAAAAGCTACCAGATGGATATCAGACCATTCTGGGCGAATTTGGCTCTACCCTCTCCGGCGGCCAGCGCCAGCGGCTGGCGATCGCCCGCGCCCTGCTCGCCGACCCGCCGATTATGATTCTCGACGAATCCACCAGCGGTCTCGATCCGGTCAGCGAAGCCGAGCTTCTCGACAAACTACTATGGCAGCGTCGGGGCAAGACGACGATCCTGATCAGCCATCGCCCCAACGTGATTGCGCTGGCGGATTGGGTCGTGTTTCTGGAAGAGGGACGCTTGAAGCTCGCGGGGACGATGGAGGACGTGCGATCGCAGGCAGGCGACCACCTCAACTTCCTGACCGTTTAA
- a CDS encoding 1-acyl-sn-glycerol-3-phosphate acyltransferase, which produces MPDFYPPKLSPPLVWAVQRVSPLIAQYRYKMRLEVQPSDLETLRTLQPHRLLLLANHPTHYDWIALFLLSARWGQPFHYLAAYERFGGAAGWFLQRMGAYSLRRGLGDRPSMSKTLELLSQPRCRLVMFPEGGFSFQNDTVMPFRTGAVQLAMQAMQRQLKQGTPAEALDDLYVVPIALKYRYQGDMAPAIEQTLKQLEKALWVFPSSPDWYERLLVIGEQVLLGFERDYGLPIAETVQRSRDDRIQQVKDHILNYCERTLKISPNFQEPLRERVYRIQRSLEAQAGTLDLRTHEAIARAAAQLLNFNAISDGYVAANPTPERFLDTLTRLERAVFGIDRPPPKGDRTVILRVGEPVNLTQYLDDYIQDRTQTVEQLTEKLRSTVQTNLDLM; this is translated from the coding sequence ATGCCGGACTTTTATCCGCCCAAGCTGTCGCCGCCGCTGGTGTGGGCGGTGCAGCGCGTGTCGCCGCTGATTGCCCAATATCGCTACAAAATGCGGCTAGAGGTGCAGCCCAGTGACCTGGAGACGCTCCGCACGCTTCAGCCCCATCGTCTGCTGCTGCTGGCCAATCACCCGACGCATTACGACTGGATTGCGCTGTTTTTGCTATCGGCGCGGTGGGGGCAGCCGTTTCACTATCTGGCGGCGTATGAGCGGTTTGGTGGCGCGGCGGGCTGGTTTCTCCAGCGGATGGGGGCCTATTCTTTGCGGCGGGGACTGGGCGATCGCCCCAGTATGTCCAAAACGCTGGAGCTATTGTCGCAGCCCCGCTGTCGGCTGGTGATGTTTCCAGAGGGTGGCTTTTCCTTTCAAAATGACACGGTGATGCCATTTCGCACAGGCGCGGTGCAACTGGCGATGCAGGCGATGCAGCGGCAGCTTAAGCAGGGTACACCCGCCGAGGCTCTGGATGACCTGTACGTTGTACCAATTGCGCTGAAGTATCGCTATCAGGGCGACATGGCTCCGGCGATCGAACAAACTTTGAAGCAGCTAGAGAAGGCGCTGTGGGTGTTTCCTAGCAGCCCCGACTGGTATGAGCGGCTGCTGGTGATTGGCGAGCAGGTGTTGCTGGGGTTCGAGCGCGACTATGGGCTGCCGATCGCAGAAACCGTGCAGCGATCGCGCGATGACCGCATTCAGCAGGTCAAAGACCACATTTTGAACTATTGCGAGCGCACGCTGAAAATTTCGCCGAATTTCCAGGAGCCGCTGCGAGAGCGGGTCTATCGCATCCAGCGGAGCCTGGAGGCGCAGGCGGGCACCCTCGATCTGCGAACCCATGAGGCGATCGCCCGCGCCGCTGCCCAGTTGCTCAATTTCAACGCCATCTCAGATGGCTATGTGGCTGCCAACCCCACGCCAGAGCGCTTTCTGGACACGCTCACCCGGCTAGAGCGGGCCGTATTTGGCATCGACCGGCCGCCCCCTAAGGGCGATCGCACGGTCATCCTCCGCGTCGGCGAACCCGTAAACCTGACGCAATACCTGGACGACTATATCCAAGACCGGACCCAGACCGTCGAGCAGTTAACCGAAAAGCTCCGCAGCACCGTGCAGACCAACTTGGATCTCATGTAG
- a CDS encoding universal stress protein, which yields MFKRALICTDFKDGLYRFARFVPSLSASGLEQITFLHTVPVLEGQIPRESDKPFVEARERFAKLLGDVPAGVDVQVEVAWGKPVEHILSARKKYQSDIVFIGTAGDGLLKEKLFGSTPVSLCQQGTTALLILRPQLISAYTEEELDLRARHLFRYLLLPYDGSEAGQAMLRQVKQLAADRPPGTLEKALLFTSIEDVARSAVLRDAKREEAAKNLEAAKRELEALGVKTDTVVAHGNAVTQALETAIDIDITAIAASSKTIGRLVELSVPSFTGDLLRRSWHPILFFPPS from the coding sequence ATGTTCAAGCGTGCTTTGATTTGCACCGACTTTAAAGACGGTCTCTATCGCTTCGCCCGCTTCGTCCCCAGCCTCTCGGCATCCGGGCTAGAGCAGATTACGTTTTTACACACGGTTCCCGTTCTGGAGGGGCAAATCCCTCGCGAATCTGACAAGCCGTTTGTGGAGGCGCGAGAGCGTTTTGCAAAGCTGCTGGGCGATGTGCCTGCTGGGGTTGACGTGCAAGTTGAGGTGGCCTGGGGTAAGCCCGTCGAGCATATCCTTTCAGCCCGTAAGAAATATCAAAGCGATATCGTCTTTATTGGGACTGCGGGAGATGGGCTGCTGAAGGAAAAACTCTTTGGCAGCACGCCAGTTTCTCTCTGTCAGCAAGGAACGACGGCACTCTTGATTCTGCGTCCCCAATTGATTTCGGCTTACACCGAAGAGGAGCTAGACCTGCGGGCCCGCCACCTGTTCCGCTACTTGCTCTTGCCCTATGATGGCAGTGAAGCCGGACAGGCAATGCTCCGCCAGGTGAAGCAACTGGCCGCCGATCGCCCCCCCGGAACTTTAGAGAAAGCCTTGCTGTTTACGTCCATTGAGGATGTGGCTCGTAGCGCTGTGCTGCGGGATGCAAAGCGCGAAGAGGCGGCGAAGAACCTGGAAGCGGCAAAGCGAGAGCTAGAGGCGCTGGGCGTGAAAACGGATACGGTGGTGGCGCATGGCAATGCGGTGACGCAAGCGCTGGAAACGGCGATTGATATCGACATCACGGCGATCGCTGCTTCGTCTAAAACGATCGGGCGGTTGGTGGAGCTGTCGGTTCCTAGCTTTACGGGCGACCTGCTGCGCCGGAGCTGGCATCCGATTCTGTTCTTCCCGCCGTCCTGA
- a CDS encoding NblA/ycf18 family protein: MNERIELSLEQQFSLRSFETQVENMSREQAQHFLVKLYEQMMLKDATYKSLLKHQWGIEGGAQF, from the coding sequence ATGAACGAACGAATTGAACTCTCTCTGGAACAGCAGTTCAGCCTGCGGTCTTTTGAAACCCAGGTCGAAAACATGAGCCGAGAACAGGCCCAGCACTTCCTGGTCAAGCTCTACGAGCAGATGATGCTGAAGGATGCCACCTACAAGAGCCTGCTGAAGCACCAGTGGGGCATCGAAGGCGGGGCCCAGTTCTAG
- the cobO gene encoding cob(I)yrinic acid a,c-diamide adenosyltransferase — MVMTENPALTPQADQEAEQLDQEAIAPGLTDEQYRRKMQRRKEVQEQRLAERSLSKGLIIVHTGNGKGKTTAALGMVLRSLGHGHRVAIVQFIKGAWEPAEKTVLQPWTEGDAPQLLFHAMGEGFTWETQDRDRDIQKAHEAWETALTYIQDPDIKLVLLDEVNVALKLGYLAVDSVLAGLAQKPEESHVILTGRGAPQALIDRADLVTEMTLVKHPFREQGVKAQPGIEF, encoded by the coding sequence ATGGTGATGACCGAAAACCCTGCCCTCACGCCCCAAGCCGACCAAGAAGCCGAGCAGCTTGATCAGGAGGCGATCGCGCCCGGACTCACGGATGAGCAGTATCGTCGCAAGATGCAGCGCCGAAAGGAAGTTCAGGAACAGCGGCTAGCAGAGCGATCGCTCTCCAAAGGCCTCATCATCGTCCACACAGGCAACGGCAAAGGCAAAACCACCGCCGCGCTGGGCATGGTGCTGCGATCGCTCGGCCATGGCCACCGCGTCGCCATTGTGCAATTTATCAAAGGCGCATGGGAACCCGCCGAAAAGACTGTCCTGCAACCCTGGACAGAAGGCGACGCGCCGCAGCTCCTGTTTCACGCGATGGGCGAGGGCTTTACCTGGGAAACCCAAGACCGCGATCGCGACATTCAAAAAGCGCACGAAGCCTGGGAGACTGCCTTGACCTATATTCAAGATCCCGACATCAAGCTGGTGTTGCTTGATGAGGTCAACGTTGCGCTAAAGCTGGGCTATCTGGCAGTGGATAGCGTACTGGCCGGGCTGGCGCAAAAGCCAGAGGAGTCTCATGTCATCCTCACCGGGCGCGGCGCACCGCAGGCGCTGATCGACCGGGCGGATTTGGTGACGGAGATGACGCTAGTGAAGCATCCGTTTCGGGAGCAGGGCGTGAAGGCCCAGCCGGGAATTGAGTTTTAG